A DNA window from Mastomys coucha isolate ucsf_1 unplaced genomic scaffold, UCSF_Mcou_1 pScaffold21, whole genome shotgun sequence contains the following coding sequences:
- the Mboat7 gene encoding lysophospholipid acyltransferase 7 isoform X1 has protein sequence MTPEEWTYLVVLLISIPVGFLFKKAGPGLKRWGAAAVGLGLTLFTCGPHSLHSLITILGTWALIQAQPCSCHALALAWTFSYLLFFRALSLLGLPTPTPFTNAVQLLLTLKLVSLASEVQDLHLAQRKELASGFSKEPTLGLLPDVPSLMETLSYSYCYVGIMTGPFFRYRTYLDWLEQPFPEAVPSLRPLLRRAWPAPLFGLLFLLSSHLFPLEAVREDAFYARPLPTRLFYMIPVFFAFRMRFYVAWIAAECGCIAAGFGAYPVAAKARAGGGPTLQCPPPSSPEIAASLEYDYETIRNIDCYSTDFCVRVRDGMRYWNMTVQWWLAQYIYKSAPFRSYVLRSAWTMLLSAYWHGLHPGYYLSFMTIPLCLAAEGYLESALRRHLSPGGQKAWDWVHWFLKMRAYDYMCMGFVLLSMGDTLRYWASIYFWVHFLALACLGLGLVLGGGSPSKRKTPSQATTSQAKEKLREE, from the exons ATGACACCCGAAGAATGGACATATCTAGTAGTCCTTCTTATCTCCATCCCTGTTGGCTTCCTCTTTAAGAAAGCTG gACCTGGCCTGAAGAGATGGGGGGCAGCAGCTGTGGGCCTGGGGCTCACCTTATTCACCTGTGGCCCCCACAGTTTGCATTCTCTGATCACCATCTTGGGAACCTGGGCCCTCATTCAGGCCCAGCCCTG CTCCTGCCATGCCTTGGCTCTGGCCTGGACCTTCTCCTATCTCCTCTTCTTCCGAGCCCTCAGCCTGCTGGGCCTGCCCACTCCCACGCCCTTCACCAATGCTGTCCAGCTGCTGTTGACACTGAAG TTGGTGAGTCTAGCCAGTGAAGTCCAGGATCTGCATCTGGCCCAGAGAAAGGAGTTAGCGTCTGGCTTCAGCAAGGAGCCCACCTTGGGCCTCCTGCCTGATGTCCCCTCTTTGATGGAGACACTCAGCTATAGCTACTGTTATGTGGGAATCATGACAG GCCCATTCTTCCGCTACCGCACCTACCTGGATTGGCTGGAACAGCCCTTCCCGGAAGCCGTGCCCAGCCTGAGGCCCTTGCTGCGCCGTGCCTGGCCAGCCCCGCTCTTTGGCCTGCTCTTCCTGCTGTCCTCCCATCTCTTCCCACTGGAAGCTGTGCGTGAGGACGCCTTCTACGCCCGCCCGCTGCCCACCCGCCTCTTCTACATGATCCCGGTCTTCTTCGCCTTCCGCATGCGCTTCTACGTGGCCTGGATTGCGGCCGAGTGCGGTTGCATTGCCGCGGGCTTCGGGGCCTACCCTGTGGCTGCCAAAGCCCGGGCTGGGGGCGGCCCCACCCTCCAATGCCCACCCCCTAGCAG tccggAGATTGCAGCTTCCCTGGAGTATGACTATGAGACCATCCGTAACATCGACTGCTATAGCACAGACTTCTGCGTGCGTGTGCGGGATGGCATGCGGTACTGGAACATGACCGTGCAATGGTGGCTGGCACAGTACATCTACAAGAGCGCACCTTTCCGCTCCTACGTTTTGAG GAGTGCCTGGACCATGCTGTTGAGTGCCTACTGGCATGGCCTCCACCCTGGCTATTACCTGAGCTTCATGACCATCCCGCTGTGCCTGGCTGCTGAGGGCTATTTGGAGTCAGCCTTGCGGAGACATCTGAGCCCCGGGGGCCAGAAAGCCTGGGACTGGGTCCACTGGTTTCTGAAGATGCGTGCCTACGACTACATGTGCATGGGCTTTGTGCTCCTTTCCATGGGTGACACACTCCGGTACTGGGCCTCCATCTACTTCTGGgtccacttcctagccctggcctgcctggggctggggctggttTTAGGTGGGGGCAGCCCCAGCAAGAGGAAGACGCCATCCCAGGCCACCACCAGCCAAGCTAAGGAAAAGCTCCGGGAAGAGTGA
- the Mboat7 gene encoding lysophospholipid acyltransferase 7 isoform X2 has protein sequence MGGSSCGPGAHLIHLWPPQFAFSDHHLGNLGPHSGPALLVSLASEVQDLHLAQRKELASGFSKEPTLGLLPDVPSLMETLSYSYCYVGIMTGPFFRYRTYLDWLEQPFPEAVPSLRPLLRRAWPAPLFGLLFLLSSHLFPLEAVREDAFYARPLPTRLFYMIPVFFAFRMRFYVAWIAAECGCIAAGFGAYPVAAKARAGGGPTLQCPPPSSPEIAASLEYDYETIRNIDCYSTDFCVRVRDGMRYWNMTVQWWLAQYIYKSAPFRSYVLRSAWTMLLSAYWHGLHPGYYLSFMTIPLCLAAEGYLESALRRHLSPGGQKAWDWVHWFLKMRAYDYMCMGFVLLSMGDTLRYWASIYFWVHFLALACLGLGLVLGGGSPSKRKTPSQATTSQAKEKLREE, from the exons ATGGGGGGCAGCAGCTGTGGGCCTGGGGCTCACCTTATTCACCTGTGGCCCCCACAGTTTGCATTCTCTGATCACCATCTTGGGAACCTGGGCCCTCATTCAGGCCCAGCCCTG TTGGTGAGTCTAGCCAGTGAAGTCCAGGATCTGCATCTGGCCCAGAGAAAGGAGTTAGCGTCTGGCTTCAGCAAGGAGCCCACCTTGGGCCTCCTGCCTGATGTCCCCTCTTTGATGGAGACACTCAGCTATAGCTACTGTTATGTGGGAATCATGACAG GCCCATTCTTCCGCTACCGCACCTACCTGGATTGGCTGGAACAGCCCTTCCCGGAAGCCGTGCCCAGCCTGAGGCCCTTGCTGCGCCGTGCCTGGCCAGCCCCGCTCTTTGGCCTGCTCTTCCTGCTGTCCTCCCATCTCTTCCCACTGGAAGCTGTGCGTGAGGACGCCTTCTACGCCCGCCCGCTGCCCACCCGCCTCTTCTACATGATCCCGGTCTTCTTCGCCTTCCGCATGCGCTTCTACGTGGCCTGGATTGCGGCCGAGTGCGGTTGCATTGCCGCGGGCTTCGGGGCCTACCCTGTGGCTGCCAAAGCCCGGGCTGGGGGCGGCCCCACCCTCCAATGCCCACCCCCTAGCAG tccggAGATTGCAGCTTCCCTGGAGTATGACTATGAGACCATCCGTAACATCGACTGCTATAGCACAGACTTCTGCGTGCGTGTGCGGGATGGCATGCGGTACTGGAACATGACCGTGCAATGGTGGCTGGCACAGTACATCTACAAGAGCGCACCTTTCCGCTCCTACGTTTTGAG GAGTGCCTGGACCATGCTGTTGAGTGCCTACTGGCATGGCCTCCACCCTGGCTATTACCTGAGCTTCATGACCATCCCGCTGTGCCTGGCTGCTGAGGGCTATTTGGAGTCAGCCTTGCGGAGACATCTGAGCCCCGGGGGCCAGAAAGCCTGGGACTGGGTCCACTGGTTTCTGAAGATGCGTGCCTACGACTACATGTGCATGGGCTTTGTGCTCCTTTCCATGGGTGACACACTCCGGTACTGGGCCTCCATCTACTTCTGGgtccacttcctagccctggcctgcctggggctggggctggttTTAGGTGGGGGCAGCCCCAGCAAGAGGAAGACGCCATCCCAGGCCACCACCAGCCAAGCTAAGGAAAAGCTCCGGGAAGAGTGA
- the Tsen34 gene encoding tRNA-splicing endonuclease subunit Sen34 isoform X1: protein MLVVEVANGRSLVWGAEAVQALRERLGVGGRTVGALPRGPRQNSRLGLPLLLLPEEARLLAEIGAVTLVSAPRPDPRNHGLALASFKRQQEQSFQDQNTLAAEARETRRQELLEKIVEGQAAKKQKLEQDSGAGEEGQEAGGSEATQGSETSDDGQAPAEQEGADSSSPQPGPSNGVTPLPRSALLIQLATARPRPVKAKPLDWRVQSKDWPHAGRPAHELRYSIYRDLWERGFFLSAAGKFGGDFLVYPGDPLRFHAHYIAQCWSAEDPIPLQDLVSAGRLGTSVRKTLLLCSPQPDGKVVYTSLQWASLQ from the exons ATGCTGGTGGTGGAGGTCGCTAATGGCCGCTCGCTGGTGTGGGGAGCCGAGGCCGTGCAGGCACTGCGGGAGCGCCTGGGAGTCGGGGGACGCACGGTGGGCGCCCTGCCCCGCGGGCCCCGCCAGAACTCGCGCCTGGGCCTTCCGCTTCTGCTGCTGCCTGAAGAAGCCCGGCTCCTGGCCGAGATTGGCGCTGTGACCCTAGTCAGCGCCCCGCGCCCGGATCCCCGCAACCATGGCTTG GCCCTAGCATCGTTCAAACGCCAGCAAGAGCAGAGTTTCCAGGATCAGAACACTTTGGCAGCCGAGGCCCGGGAGACCAGGCGTCAGGAGCTTCTAGAGAAGATCGTAGAGGGCCAGGCTGCCAAGAAGCAGAAGCTGGAACAGGATTCAGGGGCAGGTGAAGAAGGCCAAGAAGCCGGTGGAAGCGAAGCTACCCAAGGGAGTGAGACCAGTGATGATGGCCAGGCTCCTGCAGAGCAGGAGGGAGCAG attCTTCATCTCCCCAACCAGGACCTTCAAATGGGGTGACTCCCTTGCCCAGATCAGCCCTGCTTATCCAGCTGGCCACTGCCAGGCCTCGGCCTGTAAAAGCTAAGCCTCTGGACTGGCGTGTGCAGTCCAAAGACTGGCCCCATGCTGGCCGTCCTGCCCACGAGCTGCGCTACAGCATCTACAGGGACCTGTGGGAGAGAGGCTTCTTCCTCAGCGCAGCCGGGAAGTTTGGTGGTGACTTCCTGGTCTATCCTG GTGATCCGCTGCGTTTCCATGCTCACTACATTGCTCAGTGCTGGTCTGCCGAGGACCCCATCCCACTTCAGGACCTGGTCTCTGCGGGCCGCCTGGGAACCAGTGTCAGAAAGACCCTGCTTCTCTGCTCCCCTCAGCCTGATGGGAAGGTGGTCTATACGTCCCTGCAGTGGGCCAGCCTGCAGTGA
- the Tsen34 gene encoding tRNA-splicing endonuclease subunit Sen34 isoform X2, with product MLVVEVANGRSLVWGAEAVQALRERLGVGGRTVGALPRGPRQNSRLGLPLLLLPEEARLLAEIGAVTLVSAPRPDPRNHGLALASFKRQQEQSFQDQNTLAAEARETRRQELLEKIVEGQAAKKQKLEQDSGAGEEGQEAGGSEATQGSETSDDGQAPAEQEGADSSSPQPGPSNGVTPLPRSALLIQLATARPRPVKAKPLDWRVQSKDWPHAGRPAHELRYSIYRDLWERGFFLSAAGKFGGDFLVYPGWCV from the exons ATGCTGGTGGTGGAGGTCGCTAATGGCCGCTCGCTGGTGTGGGGAGCCGAGGCCGTGCAGGCACTGCGGGAGCGCCTGGGAGTCGGGGGACGCACGGTGGGCGCCCTGCCCCGCGGGCCCCGCCAGAACTCGCGCCTGGGCCTTCCGCTTCTGCTGCTGCCTGAAGAAGCCCGGCTCCTGGCCGAGATTGGCGCTGTGACCCTAGTCAGCGCCCCGCGCCCGGATCCCCGCAACCATGGCTTG GCCCTAGCATCGTTCAAACGCCAGCAAGAGCAGAGTTTCCAGGATCAGAACACTTTGGCAGCCGAGGCCCGGGAGACCAGGCGTCAGGAGCTTCTAGAGAAGATCGTAGAGGGCCAGGCTGCCAAGAAGCAGAAGCTGGAACAGGATTCAGGGGCAGGTGAAGAAGGCCAAGAAGCCGGTGGAAGCGAAGCTACCCAAGGGAGTGAGACCAGTGATGATGGCCAGGCTCCTGCAGAGCAGGAGGGAGCAG attCTTCATCTCCCCAACCAGGACCTTCAAATGGGGTGACTCCCTTGCCCAGATCAGCCCTGCTTATCCAGCTGGCCACTGCCAGGCCTCGGCCTGTAAAAGCTAAGCCTCTGGACTGGCGTGTGCAGTCCAAAGACTGGCCCCATGCTGGCCGTCCTGCCCACGAGCTGCGCTACAGCATCTACAGGGACCTGTGGGAGAGAGGCTTCTTCCTCAGCGCAGCCGGGAAGTTTGGTGGTGACTTCCTGGTCTATCCTG gGTGGTgcgtgtaa
- the Rps9 gene encoding 40S ribosomal protein S9, which yields MPVARSWVCRKTYVTPRRPFEKSRLDQELKLIGEYGLRNKREVWRVKFTLAKIRKAARELLTLDEKDPRRLFEGNALLRRLVRIGVLDEGKMKLDYILGLKIEDFLERRLQTQVFKLGLAKSIHHARVLIRQRHIRVRKQVVNIPSFIVRLDSQKHIDFSLRSPYGGGRPGRVKRKNAKKGQGGAGAGDDEEED from the exons ATGCCGGTCGCCAGAAGCTGGGTTTGTCGCAAAACCTATGTGACCCCACGGAGACCCTTCGAGAAGTCGCGTCTCGACCAGGAGCTAAAGTTGATTG GAGAGTATGGACTCCGGAACAAACGTGAGGTGTGGAGGGTCAAATTTACCCTGGCCAAGATCCGTAAGGCGGCCCGAGAGCTGTTGACGCTGGACGAGAAGGACCCTCGGCGTCTCTTTGAAG GCAATGCTCTACTGAGGCGACTTGTTCGAATTGGAGTGCTGGATGAGGGCAAGATGAAGCTGGATTACATCCTGGGCCTGAAGATTGAGGATTTCTTGGAGAGACGGTTGCAGACCCAGGTCTTTAAGCTGGGCCTGGCCAAATCTATTCATCATGCCCGTGTGCTTATCCGCCAACGTCACATCAG GGTTCGCAAACAGGTGGTAAATATCCCATCCTTCATTGTGCGTCTGGACTCTCAGAAGCACATCGACTTCTCCCTCCGTTCTCCTTATGGTGGTGGCCGTCCAGGCCGAGTGAAGAGGAAGAATGCCAAGAAAGGCCAGGGTGGTGCTGGAGCTGGTGATGATGAGGAAGAGGATTAA